In Desulfatiglans anilini DSM 4660, a single genomic region encodes these proteins:
- the thpR gene encoding RNA 2',3'-cyclic phosphodiesterase encodes MEIRSFLAFDLPGVLREGVGEVHRDLVPRMRDVRWVAPDNVHLTVVFLGQVRQGDLDGIGSAAAAVCHAFSPFRIALEGLGTFGGSRRPRVLWIGLAGDIDRMGGFRDALQDELQPFGIQRETRPFRPHLTLGRFRENARPGEALDRCLKERAGWTTPPAVLDELVLYRSDLRPGGAVYTRLGAWPLSGSR; translated from the coding sequence ATGGAGATCCGTTCCTTTCTGGCGTTTGACTTGCCCGGTGTCCTGCGGGAGGGAGTCGGCGAAGTCCACCGTGACCTGGTTCCGCGGATGCGGGATGTGCGCTGGGTGGCGCCGGACAACGTGCATCTGACCGTGGTTTTCCTCGGTCAGGTGCGGCAGGGAGATCTTGACGGCATCGGGTCCGCCGCCGCCGCCGTTTGCCATGCCTTCAGCCCTTTCAGGATCGCCCTCGAAGGGTTGGGGACCTTCGGTGGGAGCCGTCGGCCGAGAGTCCTCTGGATCGGCCTCGCGGGGGACATCGACCGGATGGGGGGCTTTCGGGACGCTTTGCAGGACGAGCTGCAACCTTTCGGCATCCAACGTGAGACACGCCCTTTCCGGCCGCATCTCACGCTGGGAAGATTCCGGGAGAATGCACGGCCCGGCGAGGCGCTCGATCGATGCCTGAAAGAGCGGGCGGGATGGACAACGCCCCCGGCCGTCCTCGACGAACTGGTTCTTTACCGGAGCGACCTGAGGCCTGGTGGGGCAGTGTATACGCGCCTCGGCGCCTGGCCGCTCTCCGGGTCGAGATGA